The Haematobia irritans isolate KBUSLIRL chromosome 1, ASM5000362v1, whole genome shotgun sequence DNA segment TTTCTTAAAGTGTGATCTTTGCaagcaaataaaaaactagAAGAAAGTGTTCAAAaggaaaaaatccaaaaattgaaagaaagaaactgaaaaaattttaaaacggtACCGCAAATGAACATATAAATAAGTGTTAATATTGAAAAAAGCATAAAAAACCGTTAAAAAAGTTGGAACTCGAATAATACGAACAAAAGtggaaaaacaaattatatacgagaacaatttcataaactaaaatttatataacaattgaaaaaactgtttttgataTCACCCTAATATTATGGGcgaaacaaataaattgaaaatcatTCTTTGCCGTTCCATAATTTGATAtcatttattttctgttaaagAGAACAACATTAAAAAACATCACTCTCTTAAACTGTTCATGTGAATAGCAACTAGAATCAAAACTGAAAAAACGCGAAAGTAGCAACATTTTTACAGAACATAGCTCATATGTCAAACTTCAACGCCGCTCTCTCGTTCTCGCCATCGGCAAAGACAAATGAACCAAGAAGAGGAAATTAAAAGTGATCAAGTGCCGGTAACGTTGACCGAATAATTTTCATGTGTTGCAAAAGAAGTTCAaagtttaatataaattatagaaatcaaagtggactataaagtgaaaaattgtttcaatattgttacgaatttgataattatagatataagtttatttaaattagtttccgttaatttaaaatttcaaattgtaacgataaaatttcgctatcacttgttggaatcatctattcattttctagtattttcctgaatttcttttatgttcttttgtttgcttaccgaaatgttagttcttactctctcatagaatagcaacccctttgctttgttattctgcattctcatttcatctcattgtctattgtcattgttgttgtagtaatgcgagcatatatctatgtgagtgtgtatgtgtttggcagccaccagacgaataacttaatgatcgtagatccttctagcattgtctaagaatgttctggcgttgccagaatattgtagtgctaccagaatgttctcgtattgccacaccgtcatatataaaagcgctcgcatgctgctaacgaggcagtcttaattaaagcgtcaaacgaataacttcagtgtgaacgaatcgtaaagtgtgaagtcatagtaaataaattgtagattgtcgttatttaaaagaactgtgttttaattgtccggtaattaaaaacgcctaaatataaaaaacgtaacaattggtgtcagaagtgggataacgaaaaaaaatctacaatgaagtttaatgagcttcgagtggaagacttaaaaaaggaattgaggaattgaggagctgccgacaacaggcaataaggcccagcttcaaaagcgtctactggaagagtttgaacggcgtaatatggacattgcgacgcatgagtttgattataaggaagacattgatgaatcaatactcgccaatacaagcagtgtagaaactccatctgtggcttcgagtgttgtggattacacatcaatgctcaatgttttgagcaaaatgatggaagcaaattctagaaaaatggaagaaaaattcgacgaaaattctagaaaaatcatggatgagaattctagaaaattggaagaaaaattcgacgaaaattcaaaaaagatggacgaaaattctagaattctcaatgaaaaactacaacaaatttctgaaggcatggaaaaacgtgtggaccatatagaaaatcaaattgtggaattggataagaaagttctttctgtggatgagaaaattatggttcatgatgagaagtttctgcacatcgagaaaaaaatgtcagagctggaaattaaaggtggtccagtgcgcgtcatcgagggctcaaaaatcaaaactcctgttttcgatggctcaacgtcatttgatgtcttcaaattccaattcgaaatggttgcttgtagaaatttgtggaatgacgatgataaagcaattgaacttctattggcattaaagggcaatgctgctgatgtgatacaaagcattcccgctgcttctagaaataactataatgaagtaatagcggcactccaACGCAAGTATGGCGGAGAGCAtaagcaggacatcttcagaatggaattgagaggaagaatccagaaatcgaacgaaaccctacaagatttcgcaacagaagttgagcggctagtgcttttgacatacccaggtgagagtcatcctcttgtggaccgcatcaagattgagaccttcgtcaatggaattcgagacccagatataaaatgtgcaacatatgcgtcacaaaaggctacattcgctgaaacagtTACATTCGCACTTGCACAAGAGACTGCAAGATTGCTagcgcggcctcaaattcacaaggtacgtaaagtagagacagagtgtgacgaaccaaagtccgttattgagtcgatgaaagaggccatgaagcaggcaatgcaagaaatgaagcaagaggcaaataaatcccggatcaaatgctataactgtgataagccgggacatctagctcgagaatgcaaagcacgacgcaaacggtcaaggtccacatcaccatctccattaaacaatagccataagaaggtgaccccacagtcaagtgagtcacctttaaactaaatcgagctagttcagcggggcaagagctggctcccacagacgatggccccaccatctccatagcaatagttcaacagaaaaataacaatttaactattgcgggtgttattaatggcgacaagcgtactttgacgttggatactggtgcatcaaagtctatcattagatctgatttagtaaaaggaaaagttacaccactgattggagtcaagctacgcacggctacaggggaacccgcaaccgtatatggaaaggtcgccgtaaaattaactattgctaacaaatccgttacttatgatttcattgtggccgatatagtagacgaagttataattggagcggatttcatgattgcttttggcctcaatctggatatgaagcgtcgtgtaatgacatggtgcgatgccgaaataacggtaaacgtgggatacgacgagaatacacctgtcagacgtttgacaacgtgccagtcagagtctataccaccgaatgccgaagcaattatatgggtttctatgaatggagattgtgaagtcggccaattgtgggttgttgaaccagcagaaaacaaaagcaacaacatcttgatagcaaatgccctggtaacaccgaacgaagagagactaataccagttcgggtcttgaacttgtctgacaatcatgagcaaattgtaaaattttctgatattggaaaatgtacaccagccgaggcaatagtcaatttggaaggcaactcatcaaagacacatggagcagtgagaaaacacttagaagggtatttcgaggcttggacacgtcatctatcgccgtcagagagaaataaagccaagcaattgttgtggaaaaacgcctctgcttttgcttctgaaaagggaaatcaaggaagaacatctgtagtgaaacatgaaattaaaaccgcagaagaaaggcccataaaacaggcaccacgaagtgttcccctggcaaaaagaggcgaagttcaaaagctcataaaggaaatggcggagagtggagtgatcgagccatcatcaagtccttggtgttccccagttgtgctggtcaaaaagaaagatggaagtacccgattctgcgtggactacagaaaactgaatgatgtcaccaaaaaggacagttatccgcttccacgcattgatgacacgttggacacactagccggaacaacatggttttctacgcttgatttgcagagtggatattggcaagtagagatcgccgagaaagacaaggaaaagacggcttttggcgttaatggcggtctctggcaattcaatgtaatgccgttcgggctctgcaacgctccggctaccttcgaaagattgatggagcgtgtactgaaggggttgcactggaagtcgtgcttgatatacttggacgacatcatagtgatgggcaaaacatttgacgagcaccttaagaacttgaaagacgttatccagcaattgtcagccgctggtctacgccttaacgcaaagaaatgctcccttttccagcgggaagttaaatacctgggtcatcatgtgactgcagagggcatatccaccgatgaagacaaaatccaagctgtcagagattggccacgaccccgaaatctccacgaattaagaagtttccttgggttatgtacatattaccgacgattcgtcccaaacttcgccagcatcgccgctagtctccatacattgacgcaaaaaggtcagaagttccagtggagcgacgaacaggaggattcattccaacatttaaaagaacttttatgttcagctcctgttctagcgtatcctattccgggcgaaaaatttgttttggatacagatgctagcgcgcatggtattggaggtgtgctatcccaacagatagacggcaaggagaaggtcatcggatatttcagccgaacgttgtccaagcccgaaaagaactactgtgtaacgcgacgagagctgctagccgtcatagagggtgtaaaacattatcataaatatttgtatggacaacacttcttgctcaggactgatcactcagctctacgatggttgctccaattcaagaatccggaagctcaactggcacgttggatcgagaggctccaaagctatgatttcagtatcgagcatagaaaaggtggaaaacacggtaacgctgacgctttgtcacgtcgaccttgcagtatagaatgcaagcactgctcgaaagctgaacataaggaggagattgttgatattcggctgttacacatcgaatctggagtggactggccaacagaacagcgtaaagatcccattttgaacaaaattatttcagcaaaggaagagaacaagaagcccagtaagaaagacatagcagccgaaagtccacttatgaaatcatactgggctcaatgggatagtttagttctagtcaatggatccctgcaacgtaaatgggaaagcgaagatggcaagagcagccgaaatttgatcatcgttccagattccaaaataagagacgttttggcggagttccataatggtcccagtggaggtcatctgggaataaccaaaaccgccgagaaagtgaagcaacgattctactgggttggatgccagaaatcaattgctgaatgggtagccaattgcgagaagtgcatgaaggcgaaaggtccaacaaggaaaattcgaggtcctatgcaagaatatagaccaggagccccgtttgaaagaatagcaatggacgtggcaggccctttcccagtaagtgattctggaaaccgttatgtccttgtggtcatggattacttcagcaaatggccggaggtgtatgcaattccaaaccaagaggcaaaaacgattgtggatgtggtcaacaaaaactggatatgtcgctacggtgtgccgtccgagattcactcagaccagggaagaaattttgaatcggccatattcaaagagatgtgtgaatcccttggtatcaagaaaacgaggactacgccattacatccacaatccgacggcatggtagaaaggtttaatcgcaccctggaggaacatcttcgaaaagtggtggacaacggccagagggactgggacgagcatataccaaagtttttgctgtcgtatagatccgccattcatgattccacctctcgaacaccggccaatgttctattcggaactgagttgaagttgcctggagatctgatattcggcgctaaacctaatgagctcgccatggaagaaaacagaaacgacatcccaaacactttcggtgaagttcacgaatcagtgcgcaacaaaataaaaatggtcagcaacagaatgaaggcgagatacgatcgtgctgtaaatactgagggcttccaagaagaagaattggttctgctatttaacccgcaacgaaagaaaggattgtgtcctaaactgcaaacacagtgggaaggcccatacaaagtcatcaagaagattaatgatgttgtataccggattcagaaggacgacagccctagatcgaagatgaaagttgtacatctggaacgattggctccttacggaacaggttctgtgcctgttcgggacgaacaggcttaagcgggaggcagtgttacgaatttgataattatagatataagtttatttaaattagtttccgttaatttaaaatttcaaattgtaacgataaaatttcgctatcacttgttggaatcatctattcattttctagtattttcctgaatttcttttatgttcttttgtttgcttaccgaaatgttagttcttactctctcatagaatagcaacccctttgctttgttattctgcattctcatttcatctcattgtctattgtcattgttgttgtagtaatgcgagcatatatctatgtgagtgtgtatgtgtttggcagccaccagacgaataacttaatgatcgtagatccttctagcattgtctaagaatgttctggcgttgccagaatattgtagtgctaccagaatgttctcgtattgccacaccgtcatatataaaagcgctcgcatgctgctaacgaggcagtcttaattaaagcgtcaaacgaataacttcagtgtgaacgaatcgtaaagtgtgaagtcatagtaaataaattgtagattgtcgttatttaaaagaactgtgttttaattgtccggtaattaaaaacgcctaaatataaaaaacgtaacaatatatttGCTAAAAAGTAGCGACAGTCGTGGTTAAAAACATAAAACATTTTAGTCGCAGTAGAgacaatttaaaaagaaatacaaaagTGCAACAACAATTGTGTGCCGGCAAAGTAAGCACCATCATTGTGCAGGAGCATTATTGAAAACACAAGAAAAGAAGTTTAAATTGAAGGGTgagtgtttcaatttttttctaatgagTGTTTATTTAATGCCAATAAGAATTTCGTCagaaatatttgaaagaaaaaaacctAAAAGTACCGTACAATttaacaacaactacaacataGGAAAGTGCGAAAACGAAGaaccactaatagaaaaaaaaaccaacaacaacatttaAGTTGCGGTGCGTGAATTCTTCGGTGGCCAAATATTGATAGACAAAACGGAGAAGATCTTCTTTagggaaacaacaacaacatattgGAGTTTGTGGCGTTGTGTGTTTTTTCTTCGTCAAGCAGCAAGCAGTCAAAGGTGCAAGCGGTAAGCTGATATATACACacgtacatacatatatgggtAGTCAATGTTGTTGATGTGACGTCATACCCATTGGAAGAAAAATAGGGTTTGCCTACCAGGAGAAAAAATAGGGTATGCAggttgcgatttttttttcttcagaattGAACGAAAATACCTACTGTcaactaaaatttaatatttctgaaatattgaatcgggAATTGTACGGGATAATAAAAAATCACTAAATCATGAAAAACAATTACTGGCACTAAATACGAACAATTAcaattacatatatatatttttttttgaaataacatatatgaacattttcaaaatttaaatggaaGTTAGTGGTAAAGaaagttatcaaaaatttatttagtgtTAAATAGAATTGATTTGGATGGCATATACAATCCAATTTTCTGGAGTGTAggattgtttaaatttaaataatgtttgtcGATAACTAAAGAATAATCTATACGATATTTCTGAATCAAAATCATGAGATTATTTCGGACAATGATATGGTCTGGCGTGGAATTGttcagataaaaataaaaattcgtcgtTTTgcacgaatatgctacaaaattggcaatttaaattttaaaaaatttttactgtgAAGCGAGGACATTCATCAACcgagaaattttggaaatatattttgaaagctgacttcaaatttatttatatggctgttattttgcaaaattatatacgatagtcgaaaacaaaaaacatcatTCACTACTCCATCTTGAGTCAAAAGATCGAAATTCATCACATGTTACTCAGGCACGCAGAAGTCCATCATCGTCAATGGAGCAGTCGTCGACGTCTTCAAATGTCCAACCTATACCAAATTTACCAGAAAATCCAACAACTTCGTCAGTGCAAACACATTTTTCTCAACATGAGGGAacgacaattttgccaacagcAACTGTTAACATTGACCATGCAGGAGAAATATTTACAATACGAGCCCTACTGGATGCTGGATCCGAGAAAAGTTTTATTACAAAACGGATACAACAAGGTCTCTCTCTACCAACGGATTGTCATCATACACAAATTTCAGGGTTAGGAGGGACTGTTGTTGGAAATTCGAGTCATCAGTGCTTTGTAGATTTGACATCGACTgatgcaaaattcaaaattcgaaTTCGAGCGATTGTGGTATCTAAACTTTCGCATTTTTTACCTTCTAGACGAATTcggatagaaattttgccagatttgaaaaatataaaattagcaGATCCTAATTTTTTTAGACCAGCGGCAATTGACATGATTATTGGAAGTGATTTTTTGCCACTTATTAATTTGGAGGGTGTGCTTTCGTATCGTGAGAATGGATTAGAGGCCAGAGAGTCACATTTCGGCTGGTATTTGTCCGGCCCCTTACCGACGACAACAATTAACACGTTTTCAACTTTAGTTACTGATTCTGCGAATTCCGCTCTCAATGCTCAACTTAAGCGATTTTGGGAAATCGAAGAAGTTAAGGAAACCACATCAGTCTCCGAGGAAGATGAATATTGCGAGGAATTCTATCGTCAGACAACATATCGACAAACAGATGGGAGATATGTTGTGCGGTTACCATTCCGTAAAGATTTTCCTGATACAATTTACCTGGGCCCTTCTCGAAATATGGCCCTTGCACAATATCATCGTATGGAGAAGACGTTAGGTAAAACGCCAGAATTGAAAGCCCAATATGAACGTGTTTTACGAGAATACATTGAATTGGACCACATGGAAGAGgttaaatgttttgaaaattctgAAGTCAAGAAAAGCTGTTTTTATTTACCCCACCATGCGGTCGTTAAACCAGAGAGTAAAACAACAAAAGTGCGGGTTGTTTTTAATGGATCTAAGAAAAGCGGTAGTGGTTACTCTCTTAACAACGTTTTGTGTCCTGGTCCAATACTCCAGACAGACATCGTAAAAATTATTCTACGCTGGCGACATTATGAGTTCGTATTCACAGGggacatagaaaaaatgtaCCGCCAGATCGTGGTACATAAATCTGATCGAGCTTATCAGAGAATTCTTTTTCGACCTCGTTCTGATGAAGCAATTAAATCATTTGAGCTCAAGACAGTTACATTTGGAATTAATTGCGCGCCGTTTCTCGCCATAAGAACATTGAAGCAGTTGAGTTATGATTGTGCAGAAACGAGTCCAAAAGCTGCAGACATTCTGAAACATGAGGTCTACGTCGATGACATTCTGTCGGGAGGATACACATTGAAGGAGGCAAAAGCGAAGCAGGTACAACTTatgcacattttgtcaacagcATCTTTCCCTTTTAAGAAGATCACGGCAAACAACAGACTTTTATTACAAGATGTGGCCCGGGAGGATCTTCTCGACGAAGAGTTTTTAAAATTCGACGATTCTAGCACCGTCAAAACATTGGGCATTCGCTGGAATGCGAAATATGATAATTTTTACTATGTGGTTGGCCCAATTATTGATTCTCCAATCGTCACGAAACGACAGATCCTTTCCGTTATCGCACGCCTTTTTGATCCGCTAGGTTGGCTTGGTCCAATCGTCATCATAGCGAAAATACTTATGCAGCAGCTTTGGGAATCCAATGTCGATTGGGATGAAGCTGTCTCACCACATTTACTAGAAAAGTGGAATTCGTTTAGAGAGAGTTTGCCGAGTCTTCAAAATCTGAGAATACCAAGATGGGTATGTTTTTCACCTGGTGTACGCGTTCAGATCCACGGCTTCTGCGACGCGTCGGAGCGTGCCTATTGTGCTGCCGTATACATGAGAATTGACGATTCAGATAATATTTCCAGCAACTTACTGGTCGCAAAAACCAGAGTTGCACCGATTAAGAAAACAACAATACCTAAACTTGAGCTGTGTGGAGCATTGTTACTCACCAATTTAGTTAAAGTTGTGATTGAATCTTTGACCTGCGAATTTCAAATACACTTATGGACGGATTCATCGGTAGTGCTAGGATGGCTCCAAAAATCTCCCCAAACACTCAAAACATTCGTAGCAAATCGAGTATCGGAGATTCAGCAATTTACCAATATAGCAAACTGGAAACATATTAAAACTGATGATAACCCAGCAGATTTGGGTACCCGTGGCAGCTTACCACAAGATCTGATTGAAAACTGCCTATGGTGGACTGGTCCTTCATGGATTCGAGCTCCCGAAAATCTTTGGCCAAAGCCGCGCACTTTTGATCCAACTGATCTTGAAACCAAAAGAACGTCTAACTTTCATGTAACTGCAACTGAGTGTCTAATTTCGAGGTTTTCATCATATGCTCGTGCCTTACGTGTTATGAGTTATATTCTACGAGTATTTCAGAAATCTAATTGTCGTCCCAAGAGTGTTGATATTTCAACTAAGGAAATCGAAAGAACTAAAAATCGTTTAATAATGATtgctcaacaaatttattttacccATGAATATGATTACCTACTGCGGAATAAGTTCGTTAATAGTAAAAGCAACATAAGTGCATTAGCTCCTTTTCTTGATAAGAATGGAGTCATGAGAGTTGGCGGGCGTCTGGAAAATTCAGGATTGAGTTATGATGAAAGACATCCTGTCATCATACCagagaaatcacattttgcgtatcttttaataaattatacacATCAGATTCTATGTCATGCCGAATACAATGTGATGTTGAGAGCTATTCGTCAAGGTTTCTATATTACTAGACTTAAAAATGGAATAAGGAAATGTATAAGAGCATGCAAGGCTTGTACTATTTTCAAACGGAAATTTCAGAATCAAATGATGGCGTCATTGCCACCTGAAAGAGCAACTTACTCGCTACCTTTCACTTACACTGGAGTGGACTTCGCAGGTCCATTCAACCTCAAAACGTCAACTTTGAGAAATGCAAAAGTTATAAAAGGTTACGCcgcagtttttgtttgtttttcgacAAAAGCTGTGCATTTGGAAGTGTGCTcagatatgtccacagaggctttCTTAGCAGCTTTTACGCGGTTCACCGGCAGAAGAGGTTTGCCGAAAACAATGTTTTCCGACAATGGAAAGAATTTTGTCGGTGCGAGTAATAAACTGCTTCAGGCACATCATATGTTTTTAAAGTCATCAGGAAAATGTTTAACTGATAAGTTTGGTATACAAGGGTTTGCTTGGTCCTTTATACCCCCATATGCACCTCACATGGGAGGGCTATGGGAATCTGCCGTGAAGATAATgaaatctcaccttaagaagcagACTAGTAACTTTAACTTTACGTATGAGGAGTTCAGTACGTTATTAGTTCGCATTGAAGCCATAATGAATTCCAGGCCGTTATCACCATTAACAGACAACATTTCTGAAATACTACCTTTAACACCAGGACATTTTTTGCGTGGTGCTCCGTTAACAGCTCCTCCGGAAGCCCCGGAAGATCCTCCAAGAGAAAATATGTCGTATTTATCCAGATGGAGAAGATTACAAGCTTTACAACATATATTCAGCCAGAGGTGGAAGTCTGAATATATAACCGAATTGCAGAGAAGATATAAATGGAAGTCGACAAGAAATAACCTAAAAGAGAACGACTTCGTAATCGTAAAAGACGATCACTTGCCTCCGACGGAATGGCGGCTCGGT contains these protein-coding regions:
- the LOC142230855 gene encoding uncharacterized protein LOC142230855, encoding MEQSSTSSNVQPIPNLPENPTTSSVQTHFSQHEGTTILPTATVNIDHAGEIFTIRALLDAGSEKSFITKRIQQGLSLPTDCHHTQISGLGGTVVGNSSHQCFVDLTSTDAKFKIRIRAIVVSKLSHFLPSRRIRIEILPDLKNIKLADPNFFRPAAIDMIIGSDFLPLINLEGVLSYRENGLEARESHFGWYLSGPLPTTTINTFSTLVTDSANSALNAQLKRFWEIEEVKETTSVSEEDEYCEEFYRQTTYRQTDGRYVVRLPFRKDFPDTIYLGPSRNMALAQYHRMEKTLGKTPELKAQYERVLREYIELDHMEEVKCFENSEVKKSCFYLPHHAVVKPESKTTKVRVVFNGSKKSGSGYSLNNVLCPGPILQTDIVKIILRWRHYEFVFTGDIEKMYRQIVVHKSDRAYQRILFRPRSDEAIKSFELKTVTFGINCAPFLAIRTLKQLSYDCAETSPKAADILKHEVYVDDILSGGYTLKEAKAKQVQLMHILSTASFPFKKITANNRLLLQDVAREDLLDEEFLKFDDSSTVKTLGIRWNAKYDNFYYVVGPIIDSPIVTKRQILSVIARLFDPLGWLGPIVIIAKILMQQLWESNVDWDEAVSPHLLEKWNSFRESLPSLQNLRIPRWVCFSPGVRVQIHGFCDASERAYCAAVYMRIDDSDNISSNLLVAKTRVAPIKKTTIPKLELCGALLLTNLVKVVIESLTCEFQIHLWTDSSVVLGWLQKSPQTLKTFVANRVSEIQQFTNIANWKHIKTDDNPADLGTRGSLPQDLIENCLWWTGPSWIRAPENLWPKPRTFDPTDLETKRTSNFHVTATECLISRFSSYARALRVMSYILRVFQKSNCRPKSVDISTKEIERTKNRLIMIAQQIYFTHEYDYLLRNKFVNSKSNISALAPFLDKNGVMRVGGRLENSGLSYDERHPVIIPEKSHFAYLLINYTHQILCHAEYNVMLRAIRQGFYITRLKNGIRKCIRACKACTIFKRKFQNQMMASLPPERATYSLPFTYTGVDFAGPFNLKTSTLRNAKVIKGYAAVFVCFSTKAVHLEVCSDMSTEAFLAAFTRFTGRRGLPKTMFSDNGKNFVGASNKLLQAHHMFLKSSGKCLTDKFGIQGFAWSFIPPYAPHMGGLWESAVKIMKSHLKKQTSNFNFTYEEFSTLLVRIEAIMNSRPLSPLTDNISEILPLTPGHFLRGAPLTAPPEAPEDPPRENMSYLSRWRRLQALQHIFSQRWKSEYITELQRRYKWKSTRNNLKENDFVIVKDDHLPPTEWRLGRVVRVICGKDNNVRVAEIKTQNGIITRPIVKLCVLPTQQTDIPKQ
- the LOC142230849 gene encoding LOW QUALITY PROTEIN: uncharacterized protein LOC142230849 (The sequence of the model RefSeq protein was modified relative to this genomic sequence to represent the inferred CDS: deleted 1 base in 1 codon; substituted 1 base at 1 genomic stop codon) gives rise to the protein MKFNELRVEDLKKELRNXGLPTTGNKAQLQKSVVDYTSMLNVLSKMMEANSRKMEEKFDENSRKIMDENSRKLEEKFDENSKKMDENSRILNEKLQQISEGMEKRVDHIENQIVELDKKVLSVDEKIMVHDEKFLHIEKKMSELEIKGGPVRVIEGSKIKTPVFDGSTSFDVFKFQFEMVACRNLWNDDDKAIELLLALKGNAADVIQSIPAASRNNYNEVIAALQRKYGGEHKQDIFRMELRGRIQKSNETLQDFATEVERLVLLTYPGESHPLVDRIKIETFVNGIRDPDIKCATYASQKATFAETVTFALAQETARLLARPQIHKVRKVETECDEPKSVIESMKEAMKQAMQEMKQEANKSRIKCYNCDKPGHLARECKARRKRSRSTSPSPLNNSHKKVTPQSSESPLN